The sequence GTGCACGGCCTTGTGGCCGCCGGTCTCATCGCCGATGGCCCAGGGGCTGCCCGGGTCGTTGGGGCCGGCCTTGAGCGCGTTGTCCTGGCCCTTGCGGTGCGTCTTGCCGATGGGGTGGATGGGCGGCAGGTAGAGCACGTCGAAGCCCAGCTCCGCGACATAGGGCAGGCGCGCGATGAGGTCCTTGAAGGTGCCGTGGACGCCGGGCTTGGGCGAAGCCGAGCGCGGGAAGAGCTCGTACCAGGCGCTGAAGCGCGCCTTGACGCGGTCGACGGAGACCGCGAGCTCCCGGCCGTGGCGCACGAACGTCTGCGGGTCGCCCCAGGCGCTGGCCAGGCCGGTGAGCTCTGGCGCGGCCAGCCGCGCCGCCTTCTCGCGCGGGTCGCCGCGCGTCTCCAGGTCCTTGGCCAGGTCCTTGAGCAGGCGCGCCTGCGCCTTTTGGCCCGCGGCCTCGGCCCGGCCCGCGGCCTCGGCCGCGAGCCCCGCTCCGACCGGCAGCTCCGGCCGCACGTCCTGGCCGGCTTCCAGCCGCTTCTTGAGGTCTCTCAGCCAAGTGAGGAAAGGCTCGATGCGGGCCTGGACCGTGTAGCGGTACTGGCCCAGCTCCGCGACCGTGAATTCGGCGCGCCAGCGGTCGTTGCCCAGGGGGCGCATGGGCACCTGCGTCCACTCCGCGTCGTCTTCGTTGCGGTAGAGCATGAAGCAGACCAGCTCGTCATGGCCGTCCGCGAAGACGTCGGCTTCCACGCAGACCGGCTCGCCCACGACCCGTTTGATGGGGAAGCGCCCGTCGTCGAGCTCGGGTCGGACCTTTTCGATGACCACGCGCTTGTCGGGCGCGGCCGAAGGCTTCTCCTTGGGCGCGGCCGGCGCGGCGGCTCGTTTGGGGCTGTCCTTGGCTGGCCCGGGCAGCCAGACCGCTGCCGCATCTGCGCCGTTCGTCGCTTTCTTATCCAAGGTCCCTCCTAGAATCCTAGCGCGCGCTCCTTCCATAGACCACCACGCAAAGGGGCGCCAAGCTCAGTTCCACCGAGCCGCCGGCCAGCCGCTCCACGGCCGGACTGCCGGGCCCCCCCCACTGGGGCTGGGCCGAGTCCAAGAGCTTGGCCCAGCCGCCTCCGGGAAGCTCCAGGCGCAGGCGGCCGGCGCTCTTGTTGAAATGCAGGACGAAGAACGCTTCCTCGGCGCCGGCTCGGCGCCGCACCGCCAAAGCCCGGGCCTCCTCATGGACCTCCACGTCGAGGTTCTGCCGGTCGCGCGGGGCCAAGGCCGGATGCTCCCGCCGCAGAGCGTAGAGGCGGCGATAGAAATCCTGGAGGAGCGCGTGGCGGCCTTTGCGGCGCAGGCCGCAGTCGAGCTTGCAGCGCGAGAAAGTGCCGGCCGCGTTCGGGTCCGGGGAGGTCCTGTCTGGCCAGGCGAAGGAGTCGAACATCCGGCCGCGTCCCTGCCGCACCGAGGCCGCCAGGCTGCGGTCGTGGTGGCTGGTGAAATAGAGGAAGGGCGCCGTCTCTCCGTATTCCTCGCCCATGAACAACAAGGGGAGGTAGGGCGAGAGGGCCACCGCCCCGGCCGCCAGCTTCAAGGCCTCGAAGTCCACCAGCGCGGAGAGCCGCTCGCCTTGGGGCCGGTTGCCGGCCTCGTCGTGGTCTTGGGCGTATACCACGAACCGGGAGGCGGGCAGGCCCTGCGCGCTGCGGCCGTGGCTGCGCCGCCTCCAGGATGAGTATTGGCCGACGTAGACGTAGGCCTCGCGATAGGCCCGGGCCAGGTCCTGGAGGCCCGAGAAGTCCGCGTAGTAGCCGGCGAGCTCGCCGGTCAGGGCGGTGTGCAGGGCATGGTGGAAATCCTTGTCCCACTGCGCGTCGCAGCCCCAGCCGCCCTGAGCGCCGGGCCGGACGACGCGTGGGTCGTTGAGGATGCTCTCGGCGATGATGTGCACCCGGCGGCCTTGGGCCGCGCCGAGCTCGTGGGCGGCCTGGCTGAGTTCCTCCACGAACGGCCGGGCCGAGAAGTCGCGCAGGGCGTGCACCGCGTCTAGGCGCAGGCCGTCGATGTGGAATTCGTCCAGCCAGCGCAGGGCGCTCTCGATGAAGAAGCGGCGCACCTCGTCGGAGTCGGCTCCGTCGAGGTTGACGGCCTCCCCCCACGGGGTCTTGCCGGTGAGATAGGGACCGAAGTCGCGCAGGGTGTTGCCCTCGGGACCAAGGTGGTTGTAGACCACGTCGAGCATGACCGCCAAGCCGCGCCGGTGCGCGGCGTCTACGAGGCGCTTGAGCCCGCGCGCTCCGCCATAGGAGTCCTGGACGGCGAAGGGGTAGACCCCATCGTAGCCCCAGTTGCGCTGTCCGGGGAACTGGGCCACGGGCATGAGGCAGAGGGTGGTCACGCCCAGCCCGGCGAGGGGCTCGAGCTGGGGGATGACGCCGGCGAAGGTCCCGGCGCGGGAGAAGGCCCCCACGTGGAGCTCGTAGATGACGGCGTGTTCCAAAGGCAGGCCTTTCCAACTCCGGTCGTGCCAGGCGAAGGCCGGGTCCATGACAGCCGATGGGCCGTGCACGCCGCTGGGCTGGCAGCGCGAGGCGGGGTCAGGCCTCTCCTTCTTGCCGTCGAGCCGATAGAGGTATTCCGTCCCGGGCTTGATGCCGGGCAGAGCGGCCCAATGATAGCCCGAGCCGTCGGTCTCCATGGGGACCAAGGCCATCCTGGGCGAGAGCAGGCGCAAAGCGACCTTGCGCGCCGACGGCGCCCAGACCAGGAACTCGCAGCACTCCGGCCCGAGGCAGCGGGCTCCGAGGCCGGCGGGCTTGGAGCGGGCCAGGACGGCTCCTCTCACACCAGGCTCCGGTAGAGCTGGAGGGTCTTGCGAGCGACCCCGGCCCAGCTGAACTGGGTCTCCACGCGGCGCCGGCCTTCGGCCGCGAAGCGCTTCTGCAGGGCCGGGCTGCGCAGGACCCGGTTGACGGCCGAGGCCAAGTCGCGCGAGAACTTGCGGGCGTCCTTGGGCTCGTAGGTCCCGTCCTGGCGCGGCGTGAAGGGCACCAGCAGGCCGGTCTTCCCCGGGACCACGACTTCCAATATGCCGCCGGTGGCCGAGGCCACGACCGGCGCGCCGCAGGCCATGGCTTCGACGTTGATGATGCCGAAGGGCTCATAGATCGAGGGGCAGCAGAAGACGGCGGCGTGGCTGTAGAGCTCGATGACGTCCGGCTTGGGGAGCATCTTCTGTATCCAGATGACGTCCTTGCGGACGCGGCGGATGCGCGCCACCGCGGCTTCCATCTCCGCGGCGATCGACTGGGTGTCCGGGGCTCCGGCGCACAGCACGATCTGGGCCGCAGGGTCGATATGGGGCAAAGCGTTGACCAAGTGGATGATGCCTTTCTGCCGGGTGATGCGGCCCACGAAGAGCGCGTAGGGCCGGCTCGGGTCGATGCCCCACTGCCTGCGGGCCCGCGTCGACAGGCTCGGACGGTATTCTTTGAGGTCGATGCCGTTGTGGATGACGTGCACCTTGGAGGCGGGGAGGTCGTAGCAGGAGAGGATGTCTTTCTTCATCCCGGCGGAGACGGCGATGAGCGCGTCCGCGGCCTCGACGGCATTGCGCTCGATCCAGCTGCTGAGGTCGTAGGCGTTGCCGAGCTGCTCGCGCTTCCAGGGGCGCAGGGGCTCCAAAGAGTGGGTGGTCATGACGAAAGGGATCTTGTGGAGAATCTTGGCGAAGAAGCCGCCGAGGTTGGTGTACCAGGTGTGGCAGTGGACGATGTCGGCGGTGTTGTTCTTGCAGAACTGGAGGTTGACGCTCAGCGCTTCCAAAGCCTTGCCGTAGCCCTTGTACGCGTCCTGGGACAGCTCCTTCCAGGCCTGATAGCCGGTGACCTGCAGGCGGGGCTTCTTGGAGCTCTGGTCGCCGAAGCAGCGGACCTCCACATCCATGAGCTTGGCGAGCTCGCGGGTGAGGTATTCGACGGCCACGCCGGCGCCGCCGTAGGTGTAGGGAGGGTATTCGTTGGTGTAGAAGACGACTTTCATGGCCCTATTGTAGTAAAAAGGGGTCAGACCCTCACAAACTTCACATCCGTTAGTGAAAGACTGATATCGCTAGAAGGCGAGCAGCCCGACGCCGGCGCAGATCAAGACCGTCCCGGTCAGCTTCACCCAGGAGAAGGTCTCCCCGAGGAAAGCCAGGGCCAGCAGGAAAGTGACCAGCGGGAAGGTGGAGCTCAAGGGCACCATGCGCAGCGCCTCGCCCGACGACAAGGCCTTGATGTAGCAGAAGACCCCGGTCAAGGTCAGCACCAGGCTCACCGTGATGAGAAGGAGCGGCAGCTTGCCCGCCGCGGACACGGCCGCGCGCGCCGGCAGCCAGCCCCAGAAGAAGAGCGCCAACGACAAGACCGCGTTGACGCCCATGCGCACCACGAAGGTCTCGTTGGCGCCCAGGTAGCGCAGGGTCAGCTTGTCGATGACGCCTGCGACGCCCCAGAGCAGCACGGTCAGGAAGATGAATGCCCCGGGTGTTTTGATCATCGCAGTTTCTGGCCGGACGCGGCCGGGATGTCCAATGTCAAGACCTGACCCCCTAGACCAGGTTTCTGATGCAGGCTTCCATGATATGCGGCGCGCTCAGGCCGTGCCGCTCGTAGAGCTCGGCCGACAAGCCCGACTCGCCGGTCTCGCGCACGCCCAGGCAGACCACCGGCTTGCCCGCGCCGAAGGACGCCGCGGCTTCGCAGACCGCGCTGCCCAAACCGCCCACGATATTGTGGTCCTCCACCGTCACCAGCCGCTCGCTGTCCTTGGCGAAATCCTCCACCGAATCCACGTCGAAAGGGGCGAGCGTCCCGGCGTTGGCCACCCGCACGGCGAACCCCTTGGGCTGGAGCTGTTTGGCCGCGGCGACGGCTCCCCCCACCGTCCCGCCGGAGGCCAGTATCGTGGCCTGGAAATGCTTCGCCTTCGGCTCCGGTTCCCAGACCACGTCGAGCTTTCCGACTTCGAACTTATAGTCCGGCTTGTGGACGTCATCGAGCTTCTGGCGCGTCAGGCGCAGATAGACCGGCCCTTGGTGCTGGAGCATCCACTCCACGGCTTGGCGGGCCTCCAAGGCGTCGCCCGGCTGCAGGACGGTCATGCCGGGCAGGGAGCGCATCGCGGCCACGTCCTCCAGCCCCATCTGCGAGGCCCCGTCGTCGCCGATGCCCAGGCCCGCGTGCGTGCCCACCAGCTTGACGTTGGCCCGGTTCAAGGTCACGGCGACCCGGATGGTCTCGAGGCGCCCGATCAGGAAGCAGGCGAAGCTCGTGCAGACCGGGACCTTGCCGAACAGGGCCATGCCCGCGGCCGCGCCGATCATGTTCTGCTCGGCGATGCCGAATTCGAAGTGCCGGTTCGGGTGCTTCTTCGCGAAACCCACGGTCATCGTGGACTTGGAAAGGTCCGAGTCCAGCACCACGAGCTGAGGGAACTTGTCCGCCAACTCGACCAACGCCTCGCCGAACGCTTCCCGGGTCGCCTTAGGCACTGAGTATCTCCTTGAGAGCCTTCTCGGTCTCTTCCTTGTTGGGCGCCTTGCCGTGCCAGGCGATGTTGTCTTCCATGAAGGAGACCCCCTTGCCCTTGACCGTCTTGGCCACGATGGCCTGCGGCCTGCCCTTGACCGCCTTCGCTGCGCCCAGCGCCGCGTCGATGCCGGCCAGGTCGTGGCCGTCTATCGTCCGCGTTTCCCATCCGAAGCTCTTGAGCTTCTCGGCCAGGGGTTCGATCGGCATGACCTCGTCGACATGTCCGTCGATCTGCCCGTTGTTGTGATCCACGATCAGAGTCATGTTGTCCAGCTTGAATTTCGGGGCGGCCATCAGGGCTTCCCAGACCTGGCCTTCCTGCATCTCTCCGTCTCCGGTCACCACGTAGACTCGCTGGTCCGTGCCGTCTAGTTTCGCCGCCAGGGCCATGCCTAGGCCGATGGAAAGGCCCTGGCCAAGAGAGCCGGTCGCGGCCTCGATGCCCGGCAGGCGGTGCCGTTCCGGGTGGCCCTGCAGGCGCGAGCCCAGCTTGCGCAGGGTCATGAGCTCTTCCTTCGGGAAGAAGCCCCGGTGCGCCATGACCGCGTAGAGGGCCGGGCAGGCGTGGCCCTTGGAGAGGACCAGACGGTCGCGGCTCGGCCAGTCCGGCCGCTTGGGGTCGTGACGCAGGTGCTTGTCGTAAAGCACGGCCAGGATGTCGATGACGGAGAGGGATCCGCCCGGATGGCCGGAGCCCGCAGCTGCGATCATGCGGATGATGTCCGCACGCAACTCTTTGGTCAAGGGAGCAAGTTCGGTAGGCACACGGCATTTTATCTAAATGTGCTAGAATCGAGCAACCATAAGGAGCTCTCCTACAACATGGAAATCAAAACCTACATCGGTGCCGTGCGCAAAGCCGCCGACTACGTCAAGAGCAGGGTTCCTGGTTTCTCCCCCCATGTCGGCATCATCCTGGGCTCAGGTCTGGCCAAAGCCGTGCCTATCCTGGAAAAGTCCATCATCATCCCCTACACCGACATCCCCGGTTTCCCCCGCACCACGGTGGCCGGGCACATGGGCAAGCTCATCCTCGGCCAGCTCCACGGCAAGAGCGTGGCCGTCATGCAGGGCCGCTTCCACTACTACGAAGGGCATTCCATGGAGAACATCGCCTTGCCCCTGCGCATGCTCGAGTACCTCGGCCTCAAGACCGTGTTCCTGACCGCGGCCGTGGGCTCGGTGCGCGAGGAGATCAAGCCCGGCCATTTCGTGGCCATCACCGACCACATCAATTTTATGGGCCGCAACCCCCTGCGCGCTTTTCACGAGGAGGAGTTCGGCGAGATGTTCCCGGACCTCGTCAACGCTTACGACCTGGACCTGCGCAAGCAGATCATCGCCATCTGCCACAAGCACAAGCTCTCCGTGCACGAGGGCGTCTACACCGCCGTGTGCGGCCCTTCTTACGAGACGCCCGCCGAGATCCGCGCCTTCCGCGCCTGGGGCGGAGACGTGGTCGGCATGTCCGTGGTCCCGGAGGTCATCCCGGCCCGGCAGATGGGCATCAAGGTCGCGGCGCTCACGTGGATCTCCAACATGTGCAGCGGCATGAGGGGCGCCTCCCTGAACCACAGCGAGGTCCTGGAGCTCGGCGCCAAGGTCTCCGAGGGCCTGCGCATCGTCCTCAACGACTTCATCAAAATCTCCTAGGCTTCGGGAGCCCCCCATGCGGATGCTCGACATCATCGCCAAGAAGCGCCTCGGCGGCAAGCACACGGACGAGGAGATCGCCTTCGTCGTCAAGGCCGCCTCGGACCCCAAGGTCGGCGTGCCCGACTATCAGCTCACCTCCTGGCTCATGGCCGTATGCTGCCGAGGCATGGATGAGACCGAGACCGCGGCCCTGACCCGGGCCATGGCGCTCTCCGGACGGCGGCTGGACCTCAAGCGCCTGCGCGCCCCCAAGGTGGACAAGCATTCCACCGGCGGCGTGGGCGACGGGATCTCCTTGGCCTTGGCCCCGCTCATGGCCGCCGCGGGCCTGGTCGTGCCCATGATGTCCGGCCGCGGCCTCGGCCACACCGGCGGGACCTTGGACAAGCTCGAGTCCATGAAAGGCTTCCGCGTGCGCATGGGTATCGACGAGATCACGTCCCAGTTGGCCCGTATCCGCGTGTGCATGTTCGGGCAGACCCAGGACCTGGCCCCGGCCGACCGCACGCTCTACTCCCTGCGCGACGCCTCCTCCACGGTCGAGTCCGTGCCCCTGGTCGTGGCCAGCATCCTCTCCAAGAAGTTCGCCGAGGACCTCGACGCCTTGGTCCTCGACGTGAAGATCGGCTCCGGCGCCATATTCAAGAACCCCAAGGACGCCCAGGCCCTCTCCCGCGCCTTGGTCAAGACCGCGCGCAAGCTCGGCCTCAAGGCCGTGGCGGTCCTGACCGCCATGGACCAGCCTTTGGGCCGCTACGTGGGCAACTCCCTGGAGGTCATCCAAGCCGTGGAGATTCTGCGCGGCGATTTCACCTCCGCGGACTACGCGGAATGCCTGCTGGCCTTGGGCGGCTGGATGATGCATCTGGGCGGCAAGGCCAAGGACCCCAAGGAAGGGGCGGCCCAGCTCGAGGCCGTCATCCGTTCCGGGGCGGCCCTGGTGTCGTTCCAGAAGATGATCGAGGCGCACGGCGCCGACCCGCGCGTGGCCAGCGACCTGGACCTCCTGCCCAAGGCCGCCATGAAGCGCGAGATCCTGGCCCCCCAGGCCGGCTACATCACCTGGCTCGACGCGCGCAAGGTGGGCGAGGCCGCGGTGATCCTGGGCGCGGGACGCGCGAACAAGGATTCCGCGCTCGACTACGGGGCCGGCTTCATCCTGGACCGGAAGGTCGGCTCCAAGGTCAAGAAGGGCGAATGCGTGGCCCGCGTCCACGGCAGCGACGGGGCCAGGATCGACGAGGCCACGGCGTACTTCTTGACCGCGCTCAAGATCGAGGGCAAGAAACCCAAGCCCATGCCGGTCATCCGGCAGGTGGTGAAATGATGGCTGGTAAAGTCTTCGTCTGCGACCATCCGCTCATCCAGGAGAAGCTGGCGACTTTGCGCGACCGTCGCACCGGCCACGAGGAGTTCCGCCGCACCATGTCGCAGGTCTCGACCTTGCTGGGCGCCGAAGCCCTGCGCGGCGTAAGGACCAGGAAGACCGTGGTGCGCACGCCCCTGGGCAAGTCGCCCGCCTTGGTGACGACTCAGCCGGTCGCCTTCGTGGCCGTGCTGCGCGCCGGTCTGGGAATGCTCCCCGGGCTCCAGCACCTCCTGCCCCAGGCTCATATCGGGCACATCGGGCTCTACCGCAACGAGGAGACCTTGAACCCGGTGCGCTACTACGTGCGCCTGCCCAAGAACATCCGGGACTGCTTCGTGGTGCTCTGCGACCCGATGCTGGCCACCGGAGGGTCGGCGGTGGAGTCTTTGCACATCCTCAAGACCGACAAGGCCAAGCAGATCGTGCTGGTCAGCCTCATCGCGGCCAAGGCGGGGGTGGCGCGGGTCCAGCGCGAGCACCCGGACGTGCCCATCTATCTGGCGGGAGTGGACGCCAACCTCAACCGCTCCGGGTTCATCATGCCCGGCCTCGGCGACGCGGGCGACCGCCTCTTCGCGACCTGAACGCGGCTACGGCTCAGGCCCCGGCGGGCAGGACCTCGAAGCCGGCCTCGCGGAAATGCCGGTCTGTCGAGATGGCGGCCGCGATGCGCAGCCTGCGCATGAGGATGAAACTCGTGCAGTCCGTGAACGAATAGGCCTTGTCCTTGTGGCGCACGAACCACGACCAAGCCTCGTCCTCGTCTTCGGCCGTCACCGGCGCGAGCTCGACGAAGGCGGGGTCCCGCAGGCTTTCCCCTAGACGGCAGGCTGCCGCGTGACCGCCGCGCATCCTGACCAAGGTGACCGCCTCGTCGAGAACAAAGTTGCTCGTCACCAAGCGTCCCTGCCACTGCTCGAAGGACCGGCTCAGGTGCTGGTGGTCCGGGTCGTCCTTGCGCGCCAGGGAGAACCAAGCGGACGTGTCGACATAGACCCGCTTCATGGCGCGGGCTGGTCCTTCGCGCCGCCGTAGAGGTAGCTGTCGTGGTCCCGGCCCGCGACGCCGCCGGGGTCGGAGAACATCCCGCAGATGTCGGCGAGGCGGGCGCCCGGCCTGCCTTTCTGGCCCGCGCCGAGGAGCCGGTCCACGGCCAGGCGGACGGCCTCGGAGAGACTGCGGTCCGTGCGCTTTGCCCAAGCCCTGAGCGCGGCGTACTGGCGCTGCTCCAGCAGGATCTGAGTCCGATGCATCATAAAATTATTATACATCATTACATCATCCTCCCGGGAAAGGGATGATGCTCCGATTCCCTACTACATATACGATCCAGGAGGCGTTTTGTTCCCAGGCCAGGACGGCCTGCTAGGGCCGCAGCTTGACGAAGTGCGCCGCGCAGCGATGGTACTTGTCCAGCCGCTCGACGGGCAGGTCGAACCGTTTGGCCAGGCGGTCGTCGAACTTGCTCATCTCCCCCATGTGCTCGAGCTTGAATACGATGTCCTCGGATTCGGATTTGATCTCGTTCTCGTACTCCCAGAAGGTCGAGAGAGGATGCAGGCCGGTGGGCCGGATGTGGAAGGCGCAGAGCTTGTCGAGGGAAGGCTCCAGGAAGCCGTCATCGAGCTTGACCCGGAACTTGTCCTTGCGGTAGAGGCAGATGATGGCGCCCCGGTCGATGCGGGCGATGGTCTTGTCGCCCAGGTGCCGGCGCATGGCTCCGGACATGGCGGGGTCCGAGTGGCGGCGCAGGATGTCGGTCACGGAGATGTCCGCGAAGTGCACGATGTCGTGGTGGCTCTCCTCGCGCACGGCGCTGGAGAGGCGGTCCGAACTGAACTCCGAGCGGAACAGAGCTCCCTTCTCGTGGAAACCGGGCCCCTTGTACTGGAGGTAGACGTAGGTGCCGTCGCCCTTGTAGCGCAGGCGCAGGCTGGCTCCGGCGCGCAAGAGAGACAGATCCGGCGTGTCGAGGTACTGGTCGAAGAAGGAATTCTCGCGCACGTGGCGCACGCCCTTGAGCGCGAAGAGGTGCTCGCGCAGGTCTTCGGCTTGCTCTGCGCGCACGCGGCGCTTGGATTCGATCTCGACGTGCCGGGGGTCTTCGATGCCCAACCGGCCGCACACTGCGCGCGCGGTCTCGTTCATCCCCGATATCATGCCTTTTCGGGGGCGGGCTCGCCAAGCAACTTGAACTCTTTTTGACCGCTTGCGGCTAAACTCCCATGAGAGCCGTCCCGGGTATGAGGGTATGCTGAATGTCCTGATTGCCGGCGCAGTCCTGAGCTTGCGCGCCTTCGCCTCTGGGCCTGAGGAGGCCCCGGCCTGGATAGGCCAGGGGCTCGAGGCTGAGAAAGGCTCGCCCGAGGCCCGGGTGCAGGCGGTGCCCGAGCGGCCGCGACGCAGCGACCGCTTCGACCATCTCATCATGAGACATGCCCGGCGCAACGCCTTGGACCCGGGCCTGGTCAAAGCCATCATCGCCACGGAGTCCCAGTTCACCGCGCACTGCGTCTCACCCAGCGGCGCCTTGGGGCTCATGCAGGTGATGCCGGCCACCGGCTCGGAGTTGGGCATCCCGGAGGGCGCCCTGCTCGATCCGGAGGCCAACATCCGGGCCGGCACGGACTATCTCAACCTGCTCTTCCGCGCGGCCTGGCGGCTCTATGGGATGCGGGGCCGCGGGTTCCATGAGTCCCCGCCCTGGCTGCGCCAGAGGGTCATCGCCGCCTATCACGGCGGGCCTCGCCTGCTGGCGTGTGCGGACTGGCCGCCCAAAACGCGGGACTATGTCGGAAAGGTGCTGCAGCGTCTGGAATCGCCGGTGAGCGAGCTCCGTCCGGGCTCGGACGATGCGGGCGTCTACCTGGCGAGCAAAGCCGCGAGCCAGTAGCACAGGGCGGCGATCAGGGCCGAGGCCGGTATGGTGAAGAACCACGCGGCCACGATGTCTCCCCCCACGCCCCAGCGCACCGCGCTGAGCCTCTTGAGCGAGCCCACTCCCATGATGGCGCCGGTGATGACGTGGGTCGTGCTCACGGGCGCGCCCAGGGCCGAGGCCAGGTAGAGAGTGGAGGCTCCCGCGGTCTGCGCGCAGAAGCCGTCCACCGGCCGCAGCTTGGCCACCTTCTGGCCCATGGTCTTGACGATGCGCCAGCCGCCGAAGAGAGTCCCGAAGCCCATGGCCGCCTGGCAGGCCAGGACCACCCAGGTCGGTATGTAGAACGTCGGGCCCAGCAGGCCGGCGGAGAAAAGCAGGACGGCGATGACGCCCATGGTCTTCTGCGCGTCGTTGCCGCCGTGGCCGAGGCTGTAGAGGGCCGCGGAGACGAGCTGACCTTTGCGGAACAGGGTGTCGACTCCCATCGGGGTCGCCCGCCGGCACGCCCAGGCCATGGCCACGCCCAAGAGCAGGCCGAGGATGAGGCCCAGGACCGGCGCCAAGACCATGAAGACCAAGGTACGGATGATCCCGT is a genomic window of Elusimicrobiota bacterium containing:
- a CDS encoding EamA family transporter, yielding MIKTPGAFIFLTVLLWGVAGVIDKLTLRYLGANETFVVRMGVNAVLSLALFFWGWLPARAAVSAAGKLPLLLITVSLVLTLTGVFCYIKALSSGEALRMVPLSSTFPLVTFLLALAFLGETFSWVKLTGTVLICAGVGLLAF
- a CDS encoding transglycosylase SLT domain-containing protein, producing the protein MLNVLIAGAVLSLRAFASGPEEAPAWIGQGLEAEKGSPEARVQAVPERPRRSDRFDHLIMRHARRNALDPGLVKAIIATESQFTAHCVSPSGALGLMQVMPATGSELGIPEGALLDPEANIRAGTDYLNLLFRAAWRLYGMRGRGFHESPPWLRQRVIAAYHGGPRLLACADWPPKTRDYVGKVLQRLESPVSELRPGSDDAGVYLASKAASQ
- the upp gene encoding uracil phosphoribosyltransferase; this translates as MAGKVFVCDHPLIQEKLATLRDRRTGHEEFRRTMSQVSTLLGAEALRGVRTRKTVVRTPLGKSPALVTTQPVAFVAVLRAGLGMLPGLQHLLPQAHIGHIGLYRNEETLNPVRYYVRLPKNIRDCFVVLCDPMLATGGSAVESLHILKTDKAKQIVLVSLIAAKAGVARVQREHPDVPIYLAGVDANLNRSGFIMPGLGDAGDRLFAT
- the treZ gene encoding malto-oligosyltrehalose trehalohydrolase, whose protein sequence is MRGAVLARSKPAGLGARCLGPECCEFLVWAPSARKVALRLLSPRMALVPMETDGSGYHWAALPGIKPGTEYLYRLDGKKERPDPASRCQPSGVHGPSAVMDPAFAWHDRSWKGLPLEHAVIYELHVGAFSRAGTFAGVIPQLEPLAGLGVTTLCLMPVAQFPGQRNWGYDGVYPFAVQDSYGGARGLKRLVDAAHRRGLAVMLDVVYNHLGPEGNTLRDFGPYLTGKTPWGEAVNLDGADSDEVRRFFIESALRWLDEFHIDGLRLDAVHALRDFSARPFVEELSQAAHELGAAQGRRVHIIAESILNDPRVVRPGAQGGWGCDAQWDKDFHHALHTALTGELAGYYADFSGLQDLARAYREAYVYVGQYSSWRRRSHGRSAQGLPASRFVVYAQDHDEAGNRPQGERLSALVDFEALKLAAGAVALSPYLPLLFMGEEYGETAPFLYFTSHHDRSLAASVRQGRGRMFDSFAWPDRTSPDPNAAGTFSRCKLDCGLRRKGRHALLQDFYRRLYALRREHPALAPRDRQNLDVEVHEEARALAVRRRAGAEEAFFVLHFNKSAGRLRLELPGGGWAKLLDSAQPQWGGPGSPAVERLAGGSVELSLAPLCVVVYGRSAR
- a CDS encoding type II toxin-antitoxin system VapC family toxin — encoded protein: MKRVYVDTSAWFSLARKDDPDHQHLSRSFEQWQGRLVTSNFVLDEAVTLVRMRGGHAAACRLGESLRDPAFVELAPVTAEDEDEAWSWFVRHKDKAYSFTDCTSFILMRRLRIAAAISTDRHFREAGFEVLPAGA
- a CDS encoding transketolase family protein translates to MPKATREAFGEALVELADKFPQLVVLDSDLSKSTMTVGFAKKHPNRHFEFGIAEQNMIGAAAGMALFGKVPVCTSFACFLIGRLETIRVAVTLNRANVKLVGTHAGLGIGDDGASQMGLEDVAAMRSLPGMTVLQPGDALEARQAVEWMLQHQGPVYLRLTRQKLDDVHKPDYKFEVGKLDVVWEPEPKAKHFQATILASGGTVGGAVAAAKQLQPKGFAVRVANAGTLAPFDVDSVEDFAKDSERLVTVEDHNIVGGLGSAVCEAAASFGAGKPVVCLGVRETGESGLSAELYERHGLSAPHIMEACIRNLV
- the glgA gene encoding glycogen synthase, giving the protein MKVVFYTNEYPPYTYGGAGVAVEYLTRELAKLMDVEVRCFGDQSSKKPRLQVTGYQAWKELSQDAYKGYGKALEALSVNLQFCKNNTADIVHCHTWYTNLGGFFAKILHKIPFVMTTHSLEPLRPWKREQLGNAYDLSSWIERNAVEAADALIAVSAGMKKDILSCYDLPASKVHVIHNGIDLKEYRPSLSTRARRQWGIDPSRPYALFVGRITRQKGIIHLVNALPHIDPAAQIVLCAGAPDTQSIAAEMEAAVARIRRVRKDVIWIQKMLPKPDVIELYSHAAVFCCPSIYEPFGIINVEAMACGAPVVASATGGILEVVVPGKTGLLVPFTPRQDGTYEPKDARKFSRDLASAVNRVLRSPALQKRFAAEGRRRVETQFSWAGVARKTLQLYRSLV
- a CDS encoding transketolase, with the translated sequence MPTELAPLTKELRADIIRMIAAAGSGHPGGSLSVIDILAVLYDKHLRHDPKRPDWPSRDRLVLSKGHACPALYAVMAHRGFFPKEELMTLRKLGSRLQGHPERHRLPGIEAATGSLGQGLSIGLGMALAAKLDGTDQRVYVVTGDGEMQEGQVWEALMAAPKFKLDNMTLIVDHNNGQIDGHVDEVMPIEPLAEKLKSFGWETRTIDGHDLAGIDAALGAAKAVKGRPQAIVAKTVKGKGVSFMEDNIAWHGKAPNKEETEKALKEILSA
- a CDS encoding CYTH domain-containing protein, with amino-acid sequence MNETARAVCGRLGIEDPRHVEIESKRRVRAEQAEDLREHLFALKGVRHVRENSFFDQYLDTPDLSLLRAGASLRLRYKGDGTYVYLQYKGPGFHEKGALFRSEFSSDRLSSAVREESHHDIVHFADISVTDILRRHSDPAMSGAMRRHLGDKTIARIDRGAIICLYRKDKFRVKLDDGFLEPSLDKLCAFHIRPTGLHPLSTFWEYENEIKSESEDIVFKLEHMGEMSKFDDRLAKRFDLPVERLDKYHRCAAHFVKLRP
- a CDS encoding thymidine phosphorylase; this translates as MRMLDIIAKKRLGGKHTDEEIAFVVKAASDPKVGVPDYQLTSWLMAVCCRGMDETETAALTRAMALSGRRLDLKRLRAPKVDKHSTGGVGDGISLALAPLMAAAGLVVPMMSGRGLGHTGGTLDKLESMKGFRVRMGIDEITSQLARIRVCMFGQTQDLAPADRTLYSLRDASSTVESVPLVVASILSKKFAEDLDALVLDVKIGSGAIFKNPKDAQALSRALVKTARKLGLKAVAVLTAMDQPLGRYVGNSLEVIQAVEILRGDFTSADYAECLLALGGWMMHLGGKAKDPKEGAAQLEAVIRSGAALVSFQKMIEAHGADPRVASDLDLLPKAAMKREILAPQAGYITWLDARKVGEAAVILGAGRANKDSALDYGAGFILDRKVGSKVKKGECVARVHGSDGARIDEATAYFLTALKIEGKKPKPMPVIRQVVK
- a CDS encoding purine-nucleoside phosphorylase, with product MEIKTYIGAVRKAADYVKSRVPGFSPHVGIILGSGLAKAVPILEKSIIIPYTDIPGFPRTTVAGHMGKLILGQLHGKSVAVMQGRFHYYEGHSMENIALPLRMLEYLGLKTVFLTAAVGSVREEIKPGHFVAITDHINFMGRNPLRAFHEEEFGEMFPDLVNAYDLDLRKQIIAICHKHKLSVHEGVYTAVCGPSYETPAEIRAFRAWGGDVVGMSVVPEVIPARQMGIKVAALTWISNMCSGMRGASLNHSEVLELGAKVSEGLRIVLNDFIKIS